From a single Sander vitreus isolate 19-12246 chromosome 2, sanVit1, whole genome shotgun sequence genomic region:
- the LOC144530821 gene encoding uncharacterized protein LOC144530821 yields the protein MSNSRKKVYPEQQKKYQTERSVRQSIKQQKISNRKKVSTCIKSIKQQKKASNRKKYRTDKSIKKKKVSNNRKSIKQQKKVSNRKKYQKVSNSIKSIKKKKVSNNRKKYQTTEKSIKQQKKVSNRKKYQTEKSIKQKKVSNSRKKYQKEKSIKQKKVSNRKKYQITEKSIKREKKYQTAEKSIKQKKNIKQKKSIKQKKSIKQKKVSYSIKSIKQKKVSNRKKYQTTEKSIKQQKKVTAEKSIKQQKKVSKKYQTAEKSIKQQKKVSNSRKKYQTEKSIKQQKKVSNSRKKYQTAEKSIKQKKVSNRKKYQTEKSIKQKKVSKNRKNSINQQKKVSNRKKVSNRKKYQTAEKSIK from the exons tatcaaacagaaaaaaagtatcaacctgcataaaaagtatcaaacagcagaaaaaagcatcaaacagaaaaaagtatcgaACTGACAAAAgtatcaaaaagaaaaaagtatcaaacaacagaaaaagtatcaaacaacagaaaaaagtatccaacagaaaaaagtatcaaaaagtatcaaacagcataaaaagtatcaaaaagaaaaaagtatcaaacaacagaaaaaagtatcaaacaacagaaaaaagtatcaaacagcagaaaaaagtatcaaacagaaaaaagtatcaaacagaaaaaagtatcaaacagaaaaaagtatcaaacagcagaaaaaagtatcaaaaagaaaaaagtatcaaacagaaaaaagtatcaaacagaaaaaagtatcaaataacagaaaaaagtatcaaacgggaaaaaaagtatcaaacagcagaaaaaagtatcaaacagaaaaaaaa tatcaaacagaaaaaaagtatcaaacagaaaaaaagtatcaaacagaaaaaagtatcctACAGcataaaaagtatcaaacagaaaaaagtatcaaacagaaaaaagtatcaaacaacagaaaaaagtatcaaacagcagaaaaaagttacagcagaaaaaagtatcaaacagcagaaaaaagtatcaaaaaagtatcaaacagcagaaaaaagtatcaaacagcagaaaaaagtatcaaacagcagaaaaaagtatcaaacagaaaaaagtatcaaacagcagaaaaaagtatcaaacagcagaaaaaagtatcaaacagcagaaaaaagtatcaaacagaaaaaagtatcaaacagaaaaaagtatcaaacagaaaaaagtatcaaacagaaaaaagtatcaaaaaatagaaaaaatagtATCAAccaacagaaaaaagtatccaacagaaaaaaagtatcaaatagaaaaaagtatcaaacagcagaaaaaagtatcaaatag